The Bacteroidia bacterium genomic interval TTTGAAATGGAACCACATTTTCTCCAACAGATTTTCAAGTACCAGTTTCATTGTTGCCGGTGATTATAAGAGTAATTCTTTTGTTCCCGATGGTCCCCTCGCTTTCAATCTGGATAATGGAATCCGATATTATCAGTTCAAACAAGACTTCTTCTATGTACCGAATAATCACGCAATACATGCCGGAATTGAGGGAAATTTTAATGACATGAAACCTGACATCCTGAGTAAACGTGGAGATGGGAGTGGCATAGTTCCAGAAGAGGTTCAGAAAGACAGGAGCAGGGAATTTGCCATTTACTTTAATGACGAATGGGAGTTCAGCAGCAGAATTAGTATGAATTTGGGCTTGCGCTATGCCTTTTATCAGCAAGTGGGCGAAGAACAATTTTACCAATATGCTGAAGGTAGCAGCAGGAGCGTTTTTGATATCATTGATACCGTGAATTACAGTAAGGGTCAGGTTGTCCAAAATTATCAGGGACTTGAACCCCGCTTTTCAATGAAATTGCAGGCAAGCGATCAGTCCTCTATCAAACTCAGCTACAATCGGCTCAGGCAATACATTCATTTGGTATCCAATAGTACGGCTCCTACACCGGTCGATATTTGGCAAGTTAGTACGCCTTATATTCCTCCTCAGACTGCCGACAACTTCTCCATAGGTTACTACCAGAATTTTTATCAAAACGTATTCGAAAGTTCGATTGAATTCTACTATAAAAATATCCAGAACCTGATCGACTTTAAAGACTTTCCCGATCTCCTACTAAACGATCATATAGAAACAGATTTAATCAGCGGAACGGGACGAGCATATGGAGGAGAATTTTACCTCAGGCGAAAAGCAGGAAGATGGACGGGATGGATTTCATATGCCTATACCCGTTCGGAAATTCAGATAGAAAATGATGATCCGGAATTGGAGATAAATGAAGGGGAATGGTATCCTACCAGCTATGACCAACCTCATAGTTTAAGCATAGTAGGTAAACGTCAATTGGAAAAGAAAAGCTATTTCTCTTTCAATTTCACCTATCGAACCGGCCGACCTATTACGGGTTTGATCTCTACCTATAATCAGAATAATAGCCCCATCCCTCATTTCTCCGAACGGAATCAATACCGGATACCAGATTACATCAGACTGGACCTTTCTCTGGTATTGGCCATTCCTCCCAAGGAGGGGAAAAATCTTGAAAGTAATGTGGCAATTTCTGTTTATAATCTTTTGGCGCGCCGAAATGCATATTCGGTCTTCTACCAAAGACCTAACCGCATAGTTATCCCCAAAGCATTTCAGCTTTCTGTTTTGGGCAGTGCTTTTCCCTCTGTTACCTACAATTTCAATTTCTAAACAGCCCTGTATCCATGAGATATATTTATTTAATATTTCTGTTTTTCATAGCCTCTTGTGTGGAGAGGATTGATTTTCCGGTCGAAAGGGAAGCAGGCATTATTGTCATTGATGGGACTTTATCAAATGAAGATGTATTGCAGCAAGTCAGGCTTGGAGCAACAGCAGCCAGCCCCAGGGTCCCCATCCCGATTTCTGATGCACAGGTCAGACTCTTTGACGGCCAGGGAAATTTCGAAAACTATGTACTTGATCCTATCAAAGAAGGAACCTATATCCTGATGGGTGAAAGATTGAAAGGCGAAATCGACAAGACTTATTATATAGAAGTCGAACTGGCAAATGGAGAAATTTACCGTTCTCGCCCGGAACGTATGCTGGAACAACAAGCAATTCTGGAAGATATTTATTATGATTTTAGCATCGAAAAAGAGAGCAATGGCCAGGGAATCGTTTTCGAAAATTTATATATCAATGCTTACATAGATGTAGATATGAGTCAGGCGGACAGCAGCTTCTTCCTTAAATGGGATGTAGAGGAAGTATTCTTGCTTACGCCAACGGACTTCCCTGACCCTTTCGGATATATCCCTCCTCCTTGTTTTGTTTATAAGTATCCCAGTGATATCGACCTCAACCTTTTTGATGGCTTTCAAAATGAAATCCCTCGCTTGCAGCGATTGAAAGTGGGACGTCAAAAAATAGACTGGACTTTTCGGGAAAAACATTATTTCACGGTTCGCCAAAGAAGTATGAATCGAGAAGCCTATGAATATTGGGAGAAGGCGGATAATCTTCTATCAGCTGTTGGAAATATTTTTGATATTCCTCCGGCTCCACTGCCCGGAAATTTATACAACATCAATGATCCGGAAGAAGAAGTTTTGGGTTATTTCGATGTCTCTTCTACAAGCTTAAAACGCTTCAGAACCTTTAGGGAAGATATACCCCTGGATCAAATTCTTGAGTGTCTATATTCGCCCAGCAAGCGATTCGATGCCTATCCGGATTATTGCCTGGATTGTCTTTCCGTCCGTAATAGCACCCATACTCGACCTGATTTTTTCTAAGCCCTCCACCCATAAAAGGAAAGCCCGAGAAGGAAAATCCCTCTCAGGCATATGAATGGTTGAATAAAGGCAAATTATATAGAGATCGTCCCCTCCTTTCACGCTTCCCTCTATGATGGATCAAAGTTCAATAATGTTGCTTCAATTTGCAGAATCATTTTTCATGGCTTGTGAACTATTGTTCGAAATTGATGGACTATTGTTCCATGCCTGAATCCGAGGTAAAAAAGAAGCTCTTGCTCCTTTGTGTCTACTCCCTAGAAAAGGAAACCTATTCATTTGTCTGGCGAATCCCTTTGCGACCACATTTAAAGCCGGCTTCCCTTCCAGGGTAAATCCATGGTTTTTTCCCTCACTTTTTCCCCGACTTTTCCATTCCCAGATATGAACCCCGGATAACCATTCTTCTTCCCAAATGGTGTTGAATAAGGCTTGATAACACAGGGCTTGAGTTTTGTGGGAGATTTTTTTATACAAAGAATTGCTCACGCTATTCCATTCCCAGGGTTTCTGTCCGGCATCAGCCGTACTTTTATATCCGATCTCTGTAAATAGTACCGGTCGATCAAATCGCTCAGACAGATCTTCCAGTTCCCCTAGATGCTTTTCCCAACCTGCTTCCAGCTCAGCCAAATTCGGGTTTATATTTTCTGCCAGGGGAAAATATGCCTGGATGCCAATATGATCTAATTCTTTCCAGAAAGGAATACTTCCCAAATCGTCCGACCAATTGGCTGCATAGGTCAATTGTCCCTTATAAATTTTTCGAATATCCCGAATCAGACTTAGCCATTGTTCTGGTTGATCCATCACGCTTTGATTGAGCTCTGTGCCGATACACAGGATTTCTACACCCATCTCCTGAGCCAATTCAGCATAAGGAATCATATAGCTTCGATATTCTTCAAACCAGATATCCCAGGATGCCTGGTTCACCATCTGAATATCCGATCTCCAACCATCTTTCACATCGGAGCTTAGCCAAATGTGAGGTTTGAGCATGAGGTAAAATCCGTGTTTCTGGGCAAGCGTAAAGTAACGCTTCAAGCGTTTCAATCGAGCAGTTCTGTTAGTCCTTCCTATGCGCGAACCCAGTTCAGGTTGATGTATGCTCTTCTGGTTAATAAAAGGAACAAAAGTGATCCATTCTACATTATTTCGCTTAAGGATTTCCAAATCCAGGGTATCATCATTCAGATCAAAAACATGGATCCCTCTTTGTTTTCCATCTACTTTGTATAAGTCTCGGATGTGCCCTTCTTCATTTAGCACCTGATCGTCCCAGCTGTAGTCAAACTCTTCACTTTCACGATAGATACTTAAAAGATTCAGGCCGATAAAAATGAGGAAAGCAGGTAAGGCGATTTTAAGAGAAATACCTTTTACCAACTTTGGCATACCTCCTTTTTGGAAATCGGTTTTTAAATTCTGAATCAATAAATATCCTAAAAAAGGAATGAGGGCCAATAAATAGGTCAAGAGACTGGAAAAAATGATCCGCAGAGACTCCAGGTATACAGGAAGGAGTTCTTTGCCAGGCACTCGTCCACTAAAAATTAGCACAAGGAATATCAGGAGAGCTATGCCTCCCAGGCTCAATGCGTAGATAGAGATAAATCTCTTAAGGACAGGACGGGCGCGATCTGACAAAACGATTCCTTGACTTTTCGCGAAAATTAAAGAAGTTTTTGATTTATATTTTTCATGGTGTCGAGAAAATCTACGGAATTGCCTATTTATTTTTCTTTATTTTTTTTGCTCTCTTTATTTTCTTTTTATACTTATCGATATACATCTGATCTAGCTCCGGAGAGTCCTTGTATTGTACCCTTAGATCAGCGAGCCTATTTTTCAAGTCAGCCACAATTTCTGCGTACTCCGGATTATCAAATTGATTTTTCATCTCCATGGGGTCCTTTTTCCGATCATAAAGTTCCCATTCATTCACATCATAATAGAAGTGGATCAATTTGTAGTCTTCCGTTACAATCCCATAATGTCTTTTTACCATATGGATAGACGGATACTCATAATAGTGGTAATAAACCGCATCTCTAAAGCCTTCTGTATTTCCTTCCCATAATGGTAGAAGGCTTACTCCTTGCATATCATTTGGGGCAGGAATATTAGCAGCAGAAAGGAAGGTCTGGGCAAAATCCAGATTCTGAACCATCTGTGTATTGACTGAACCCGGATCTATGACTTCGGGCCAGCGAACCATTAAGGGGGTTTTAAAGGACTCATCATAAATGAATCTTTTATCAAACCATCCATGTTCTCCCAGGTAAAATCCCTGATCAGAAGTATACACCACAATTGTATTTTCGGCTAATCCATTTTCATCCAAATACTTTAATACTTCCCCTACACCATCATCCACTGCAGCTATACTTCCGAGATAATCCTGCATATAGCGTTGGTACCTCCACTTCATTTTTTCCTCTTCTGTCATATTGGGATACTTCTGCTTAAAGTCCTCAATGATGGGACGATAGACTGCATCCCATTTGGCGCGCTGCTCCTCATTTTGTCGTCCTACTTCTCGGTTAAAAGCTCCCTTGTCCCAGCCTGCTGTTTCCGGTATCCCCAACTCATCCATTACTTCGGGATATACCTTGGAGTCCCCTGCCCAATTCATATGGGTAAGCAGATTCATTTCAGCTTCTTTAGCCGCGCTACCTCTTCCTTCATAATTATCAAAAAGATTGGCCGGTTCCGGAAAGGTCTTTTTGGTGAACTCTTTATAATGTCTCTCTGGTGGGAGCCATTCTCTATGTGGAGCTTTGTGTAGGTAGGCTAAGAAGAAAGGCTGAGTAGTATCTCTTTCATTATCCAGCCAATCCAGGGTCATATCCGTGATGATATCGGTCGTATAACCTGTTACATTGATACGACCTTCATGTTTGGTGATAAAGTCTGGATTGTAATAGGTTCCCTGGCCTGGCAATATCTTAAACTGATCAAATCCTTTGGGACTATTCCCAAAATGAAGTTTCCCAAACATGGCTGTTTGATAGCCGTTTTGGTGTAGGATCTGAGGAAAGGTCACATTATTGGTATCGAAAGGAAAATGATTATCTATCTTCCCATTTAGGTGGCTGTGTTTACCGGTAAGGATCACTGCCCTTGAAGGAGCACAAATAGAATTGGTAACACAGGCATTGGTGAATAGCATGCCTTCTTTGGCTATGCGGTCAATATTGGGTGTCTGGGTAAGTCGATTTGAATACGCACTGATCGCCTGATAGGCATGATCATCAGACATAATGAAGAGAATGTTCGGTTTGGCAGTTCTCTTCTTTTTTTGAGGCTCCTGAAAGGAATAAAAAATTCCAACAGATAAGATCAGGAACCCAAGCAAACTTTTGGGAAAATTCATTGTAGTAGTTTTAGAAAAGCTAAAATATCCTATTTCGAAGGGAAGTCAAAACTCATTCATAAAGGAGTACTTTACGGATATCTATTCGCTCAGATTTCGTCAATACTATCTTAAGCCAATAATAGCCTCTAGGCAGAGCCTGCAACTCAATATTGTTTTCCTTCCCCGCTAGCATCAACCGTCCTTGCAAATCATATAATTCATAATGGAAGGCTTCTCCTATTTCCAGCTGTATGCTATGCTTGCTTGGGTTTGGAAAAACTTTGAATTCTGCAGAGTTGTAGGTCAGAATTGATGAGGCCTTATCTATAAAAAAAGAATATAGAAAAGCAGGAATGGCTGCATTTCCCTCCGTGGCAAGATAAAGACGACCAGAATCTTCATGGCAGATACTTTCTACTTGAAAAACTCCTGTAAAAGGCAGATTTGTTTTATCGAACATAGACTGTGATACTGCAGGAAAGTTCGGGCTTTGGAGATCGATAAAAAATGCTTCGCTAAAGGTGTAGCCACAAAAACTTAAGCGATCGGCAACAGGATCATAATCGGCTCCCGTCAGCAAGCCTTGTACATCCAGACTATCTCGGATATCTAACTCATATTGCCCGGGCAATTTGGGCAGGCTATACACATAACTTCTTAGATTTCCCCAATTCTTGGAAAACACATACAAACTATCTCCGGCTGCGACCATAGCTTCAGCATCATAATTGGTCTGAAATCTCATGGAACTAAAATCCAGCTGCGCAGCATAGGAGATTAAGAGGGTATCTGCTAAAATCGTGTCTGAAGAGAAAAAATCCTGCTGACTTATTCGATAGATTTTTAAGTCCTGCCGATTCCCATTATTATTTCCAAAGTCCCCAATAAAGATATGTGTATCGTCTGCTGTTATATCTTCCCAGTCAATATTCGTAGCATTTGATATGACAATTTTGCGTTCTACGCTTCCATTGATGGGAGAGATTTCATAAAGGGCATTTTCTCCTCCGGAATCACTATGTCCAATCAATTTATCATGGATATATTCAAATCCTGAGATCTCTTGCAAAGCATTGTCCAGGCTTGTCAAAGAGTCAAGCAAAAGTACATTTTGCGCTGAAAGGAAATTTGAGAGTAGAATGAAAGCAAGTATGCAGCTATTTTTTAAGCAGGTTTTCATGAGCGGTTTATTGGGTCAGGAAAAAGAATCCGTTTAGGCATACGGATTCTCTTTCACCCATAAGTTATGCATTTTCCTCGGACTCATACTGACTGATTTCTTTCAAAAAGCCTAAAGCATCTTCCATTTTTTTATCCGGAAACAGACGGAGCATCAGCACGATAATTCCTGCCACAACTGTAGATCCGATCATATAATTTACGGTCCACTGTCCCATCAAAGGAAAGATATTAACGCCTGCAAAGATTTTAGGAATTAGAATAATAAAGGCCAGAGAAAATAAGGGAATCAAAACCAGTAATGAATTAATTTCCAATCGATTCAGCCATTTGAGTCTTTGGACAATTTTGAGATTATTAATCAGGGTATTTTTATAACTCAAACGGTCTGAGACAATCATTTTATAAATATTCCAGGACATATCAGCCAGAAAAAAGAGCATCAGGATCAAGGCTGGAATAAAAAATTGAAACTCTGCTGAATTTCTCAATATGAATTTAAAGAGATAGAAGGCAGCAAAACCATCAACAAATAATTCTATATAATTTTCCAGTCGAAATTCATATAAATAGCTTTGAACTTTCCGTACGCTGGCTTCTTTCAACAAATCCTTATTGATTTCCAAACGATCCTCGATCTTCTCATCGTAGGACTTCCATATATTTTGTAATTGATCAAGTTCCATAATTCTTAGTGTTTTTTTCTGGCAAAATATTTCTTCAATTTTTCTTTGATCCGATTGATCTTGGTTCCCACATTGCTTTTCGTAAGTCCCAGAATCTCTGAGATCTCTGCATGGCTCTTCCCTTCCAGATAGAGGATCATCAAGGCCTTATCCAGTTTTTTCAATCCGGCAATAAATCGGTTAAGTCGATTCAGGTTCTCATCTTTTTCCAATTGCTGCTCTGCTTCACGAGATGCCAGAATGGGATCAGGTGGATGAGGTTTCAGTTTCTTCCTTCGGTTCTCTTTCCGTCGGTAGGAAATGGAAACGTGTAAGGCGATTCGATAAATCCAGGTACTCAGGGCATATTGATCATCGTATTTGGGAAAAGCTTTCCATAATTGCAGAATGATCTCTTGCCTTAAATCCTGACGATCCTGGGGCTCCGTGCAGTATGCATTGGAAATCTTAAAGATCAGTTTTTTGTACTGATCAACAATCTTTAAAAATTCCTCTTGCTGTGTGTGTCTTGATTTCACGACTCATTCTTTACTACACTATTCGCAGCTACAGTAAATAAATCACAGTTGAGGAGAAAAAAAATGAAAATTATTCGAGATTGCTCATTTCAGCTATTACTGCATCTCCAATTTTTTTAATACTCTTCCTGATCTCGTTTTTTAAGCGGCCATTGGGTTTAGCACTCAAAACATCACTTACCGTTGGTAGCAATCTACTATACCAATAGCCCCATGCCCATAAAATTTCGCGCTCTTCATATACGGCAGAACCCCCGGCAACACTTTCGCGGGAAAGCTTCCCTTCGATTGCAATGCGTTTTAAAGCAGCCTTTTCGACAATTTGAAGAATTTCGAATGCTCTTGCTTCTTCTTCCTGACTTAAAAACAAAGCGCTGGCCAAAGCTGAGATTCCTACATTCTTGAGGGTCTTAGCAGAAACTTTATCAATCAGATCGCCATCGGTATGGTAATACACATCTGTAAAATGCCAGAGCAATAAGCCGGGAATCTTTGCATCCAGAAAAGGTTGGTGGTCGCTTCCCCCTTCGAAGGGATTTGTTTTTACAATCCAGCCATTTTTTTGTGCTCTTGCTCTGCATATGTGCTCGATGAGGTCATTGAAATAATGAGGATTAAATTGGCTCTCGTAGACTTCACTGGCTCCCCATTCGGTATGCTTGTCCTCTCCACGCGTCCAAATTGCAGAAGGATCAGGCATTTTTTCTATCAGAAAACTTCCTCCTGTTTTTTCGGTATCCTCTCCAACCATATCCAAACTGATTCCCCATTTGATATGCTGACTCCTTTCCATGTCCTGCTCAATGTATCTATTAGTCGAGCGAATTTCATCCCCCCATAGGAAGGTAATGCTTCGGTCAGGATCAACTTTACCAGCTTGAACAAGAGCAGCTGCAGTTCTGGCCATTTCGGCCTGAGCCCCTACTCCACTTGCATTATCATTGGCTCCCGGTTCCTGGACATGCGCGCTAAAGACAAATCTTTCTTCAGGATTTTTCTTCCCTTTGATTTCGGCAATCAAGGTCAATTCCGGAGCTTCTACAAAACGGGATTTTATAAAAACCTGTAATCGGGTTTTCCCATTTTTCAAACTCGACTCCAACCTTTTCTTTGCAGCCAAAGAAAGCTTGATTCCAAAAGATTTCTTTTCGGCATCATAAGGCATACCACCAAATGAAATGGAATTCGGATGACTTTCCGGACGGTTATAAAAAGGGATCCTATAGCTAACTACCCCTATCGCTTCTCTTTCTTGTACAGCAGCTCCAAATATTCTTCCCGTCCCACAAGTCGTAAAAACAATCTTTCCTTTCAGATCCAGAGAATCAAGGCTTTTAGCCGAGCAATTTTTCACATAGACTACTTCTGCACTAATCCCTGTCTCAGGAGTAGAGAAACTATTGATTGCCAACATATTTCGATTGGTCTTGAAGCTGAGCAAAGCCTTTTCTTCACCTTCTATAAAAACTGTGGCATCTATGGGCTCCCAAACCGGTCCTCTCAAAGGATATTTTTCTATCCGATAGCTCAAACGTGCATCGGGAGATTCTTTTTGATATCCAGCAGCTTGAAGAATTGACTCTACTCGATAAATGCTTGAGTCAAAGCCCGGGTTTCCTGCTAGCCGCCAAAATTGCGCAACATATTCAGTGGTGTGGAAGGCATTCTCGGCCTGGTATTCCTCATCCAGAATTTCCAACAATTCTTCCAAAGTTTGTGCATGACTTTGTTTAGGAATCCAAAAAAAGAAGAGTAAAATGATAAGGCTGGTTAAGCGCATGAGGAGCTTTTTTAGGTTTGTGATCCAAATCTAGGCATTTCTAGCAGCAATAAATAAGAATAACCGAGCCTATATATTCAATTTTTTCATGAGAGGAATGCTAATGTCATTTGCCAGAAATTTCAAGGCTTTCCAACTAATCCTTTCTTTCTTTTTGACTCCCGACCAGTCTATCAGATTATATTCCCAAAAAGCTGTAAGGCCTCTACTTGCTTTGAAAGCAGAAACTCCAGAACTGGCATGTATGACGGCTTTGTTTTCCTCCGCGAGTTCGACGATTTTAAGACTGATAAGTCGATACAAGCCTTTCCTTTTAGAAATAGTCCTATCATACCCAATCACGGATGCCGTTTGAACTCCGGCAAATAGGAAATAGCCCAGGACTGCAACTATATCCTCCCGCTCTTTCAGCACATAAAGGCTTAAAATGCCATTGCCTATCAAATGCCTGAAAAAATCAGCTGTGAAGTTAGGATTCAGCTGTGCATACTTTCCCAGATATAGTTCCTGATACAGTTCTCGAATCCGATTGATTTCTCCTTCTATAGGTTGTTTAATTTGGGTCCAGGTCAATTGATTTTTTTGCTTATTAAAGAGCCTGAGGTCATGCCCAAAGTTTCGTTTTTTCCGATACGCTCTTGGTGGCTCAGTTGAAGCCAGAAAAACCTTTCGACTAAATACTTCTTCAAATCCTAGCATCTGTAATTCCTCGATCAGGTTTTGATTCAAAAAGGGATTAAGGGACCTAAAACAAATGGCTTTATGAGGGAATTTATGCTTAAGAAATGCCTGAAGTAACTCAAGATGCCTGAAAGGGATTTGTTTAGGATAAAGATTAGTTGATAGCAACCAATTATTGACAAAGACTACTTCATCCAGATTCGAAAAGGAACACAAGTGGGCAATTGCGGACAGCAGAGCTTTCCCTAAAAATCTGAGGATTGGCTGCTTGAACTCCAATTCAATCTCCCGCTTTCCATAAGAGACATATTGACTATAGAGAGAAGCGACATAAGATCGATGGGCAATGGATTCCCTATTTCCCAGAACAATGGGATAAAGCCGATCCTCGATTGCCAGCATTCCAATATCATTCTTCACATTTGAGATGAAATGCAGACTTCCTTTTTCAATCAATAAGGCAAAGAGGTTCCGATAATAGGCTCCATCCTGGTATTGATCCCAATCCAGTTCGCCCAGATTGTGGCGATCAATATATTTAATCTCCAAGTCCATCAAAAGCTATATCGTAGGTCATGCTTTGGGTAAAACTTATGTTATACCTAAGGCTCCGGTACAGGAATTCCAGCAAGCCTAATATTTGAAAAAAAAAGGCTTTGGGATCTTCCAAAGAAAAAACGGCATCTTTGCTTCTTCTGACTTCTTTCCGGGTAAAATAAAATGGATTGGAAAACAAAATAGCTGTTTTTAAAGAGCGAGCCCTCTGCTGATCTGTTAGAATGTGTGGCTCTTCATCTATTATCGCAGCTGCAATCCCATCAGCCAACAAATGTAAACCGCTTGTAGCGCGAGGATTACACTCAATCACATAGATCTTCTCTTTTGTCTGTATCATGTCGAAAGAAAGCTGACCGCTGAAATTCAGACTTTCTCCAAAACTTCTCACGGCTTCATAAACTTTCTGCTTCCAAAGCGGCTGGAATAGTAAAGCTGCTCCTCCTTTATGTCTGCATGCCAATTTGTAGATGCTAAAAGCCAGAAGTTTTCCATTTTTCCAGAGAGAATAGACGCAAATTTCTTCTCCTTCAATTTTCTCCTGCACAATCCAGTCTTTGGCTTGCTTTAGCTTAGCTTTCACTTTCATTTCAGAGAGATTGATCAGGGTTTGCTCTCCAAAACGAGAATATTTAGGTTTAAACACATACTCTTTACTATTTTCCCAATTCTCAAAGTCTTTCATCAATAGGGTTTGGGGAAAACAAAAGGGGCTTTCCTTCCATTGGCTAAAAGTCCATTTATTGTGAAGGCGATCCATGAGGCTGATTTGATCAAGCCAAACAGAAAAAGGAAGTTCGGCTAAAGCTTTACTCAGATGGAAAACTTCTTCACAGGTAGGTAAACAGAAATCAATTGAATGCTCCTGATGTATTTTCCTCAGGGCATCAACATATTGTTTTGGGAAAGCATTGGGAGATGGAAGTTTAACATAAGCATGGGCATATTTACTCCATCTCCCCAAGGGGAATCGCATAGAATCAGCCATTATGACGATATGCCCTTTTTTCCCCAGACTTCGACATAATTCCAAAGCCACGGGCGCTCGGGCTCCCAAAATCAAAATGCTCTGTTTTCTCTGCATATTTCCCATTCTTCCTTTATAAGGAAGCTCGGAATTTACAGAAATATTTGAGTATCCAGTCTTTTTGAAATGGCGAAAGCTGCATTTACCAAACCTACATGAGAATATGCTTGAGGGAAATTGCCCCACTGACTGCCGGTTTTAGCATCCACATCCTCACTTAGAAGTCCTAAATGATTCCGATATGTCATCAAGCGTTCGAAGATCTCCTTGGCTTCTTCCACCCGACCGATGCATGCCAGGGTCTCAACATACCAGAATGCACAAATCAGAAAAGTAGTTTCCGGTTCCCCGAAATCATCTGCATGCTTATAGCGATAAAAAAGTCCTTCTTTGGTTTTCAGTTCCTCTTCCAGAATTTTGACATGCTGCTGAGCTTTTTCACTCGAAGGATCGAGATAATTCATGGTGATCAACTGCAGCAAACTGGCATCCAGGTTTTTGGTTTCTATGGCCTGTGTATAAACACCTCTCTCCTCGTCAAAGCATTTTTCCAATTGCTCTGTAGCTTCTTTGATCAGTTTCTCTGCCAGTTCTTTCATCTCGAAATCCCTGAACATCTCAGCGATCTTTAAAGCAGCATTGGCTCCTGCCCAGTGAAATAGGAAGGTATAGCTATGCTGCTGAGCTTTATTCCTGAACTCCCACAAACCGGCATCCGGTTCGTACATAGTCGCTTCAACCTGCTTGAGTATTCTCATC includes:
- a CDS encoding ATP-grasp domain-containing protein, encoding MQRKQSILILGARAPVALELCRSLGKKGHIVIMADSMRFPLGRWSKYAHAYVKLPSPNAFPKQYVDALRKIHQEHSIDFCLPTCEEVFHLSKALAELPFSVWLDQISLMDRLHNKWTFSQWKESPFCFPQTLLMKDFENWENSKEYVFKPKYSRFGEQTLINLSEMKVKAKLKQAKDWIVQEKIEGEEICVYSLWKNGKLLAFSIYKLACRHKGGAALLFQPLWKQKVYEAVRSFGESLNFSGQLSFDMIQTKEKIYVIECNPRATSGLHLLADGIAAAIIDEEPHILTDQQRARSLKTAILFSNPFYFTRKEVRRSKDAVFSLEDPKAFFFQILGLLEFLYRSLRYNISFTQSMTYDIAFDGLGD